In the genome of Mugil cephalus isolate CIBA_MC_2020 chromosome 21, CIBA_Mcephalus_1.1, whole genome shotgun sequence, one region contains:
- the ccdc167 gene encoding coiled-coil domain-containing protein 167, with the protein MTKQKDKRREKISVATEIDRLEERRARCQDNLERAEFRSRKEKMSEKQRQELEDEMTIMNERVLKLDKELETLRGENRRNMVLSVALLAVSALIYYVFFYNEEES; encoded by the exons ATGactaaacaaaaagacaagagacGAGAGAAAATCAGCGTCGCCACTGAG ATTGACCGTTTGGAAGAGCGGCGGGCGCGTTGCCAGGACAACCTGGAGAGGGCGGAGTTCagaagcaggaaggagaagatGTCAGAGAAGCAGAG GCAAGAGCTGGAAGATGAGATGACGATCATGAACGAGAGGGTGCTAAAGCTGG acaAGGAGCTAGAGACGTTAAGAGGTGAGAACCGGAGGAACATGGTGCTGTCGGTGGCCCTGCTCGCTGTCAGCGCTCTCATCTACTACGTTTTTTTCTACAACGAAGAAGAGTCGTGA
- the kif25 gene encoding kinesin-like protein KIF25: MLPCLSHIKMCNLYILRRSKYTCIIYKKCNVCSPAEHRQVRRPKRVLIVTNPITRSERTRLDQLRRGKVQGQTASSLLSPFHFRILKMPLFLNKDQIFAHQVHLLEHKLRSKEERILELETENAILHLRLAECLGKLRKDPEEEAAKAADRDRLQRSTQKLTQSDFDRLLSDVQAVKQDLSEVFAIYVSFASELEEQSKQLLEKVEQASSGLNGHRRDELQNLQVRVADLERSLEEERERCGAERQRRKELHNTLVELRGNIRVHCRVRPVLAFDHVQSSNTGSGPVSCEEVVHAISDDTVMVNCLRTGIPAQNKMFEFERVHGPEDGQDVVFEEVRPLLTSLLDGYNVCIMAYGQTGSGKTHTMLGTQTPEEHSGMKQDSQHGIIPKAAAELFRLISEKPAESHAVEVSVMEVYNNEVFDLLAKDAHGNAVSLRRDVVTTSSGTSQVTSLTYEPVRDASEVMQVIGGVLKLRAHCPTLIHADSSRSHLIVTLTISSKSPNALALARRLQTAKVDVQQQRSAHREWWSPRCPRRANPAARLSSGSSLSASPASSPCPSPSLSPCPSPRHSITQTPFRTKLQLVDLAGSECVGMSGVSAAGLWEVSCINRSLSALSDVLGALAEQRPHVPYRNSKLTHLLQDAIGGDAKLLVMLCVSPTQRFITESLQCLGFGMRARQVQKEPPRRKNNTLKVK; this comes from the exons ATGCTGCCATGCTTATCtcatattaaaatgtgtaatttatacATACTTAGAAGAtcaaaatatacatgtataatatataaGAAATGTAATGTGTGTTCACCTGCTGAACACAGACAGGTGAGGAGACCTAAGAGAGTGTTGATCGTTACTAATCCTATTACAAGATCCGAGAGGACGCGACTCGATCAGCTGAGAAGGGGAAAGGTACAAGGCCAGACAGCCTCCTCTCTGCTATCTCCTTTTCATTTTAGGATTTTAAAGatgcctctttttttaaacaaggaCCAAATATTTGCTCACCAGGTACATCTACTGGAGCACAAACTGAGG aGCAAAGAGGAGCGGATACTTGAACTGGAGACAGAGAATGCTATTCTTCATTTAAGACTTGCAGAG TGTTTGGGCAAACTACGCAAGGACCCCGAAGAGGAGGCCGCCAAGGCCGCGGACCGTGATCGGCTCCAGAGGAGCACCCAGAAGTTAACCCAGTCGGATTTTGACAGGCTGCTCTCTGACGTCCAG GCCGTGAAGCAGGACCTGAGTGAGGTGTTCGCGATCTATGTCAGCTTTGCCTCcgagctggaggagcagagcaagcagctgctggagaaagTCGAGCAGGCCAGCTCCGGTCTGAATGGCCACCGAAGAGATGAGTTACAGA ACCTGCAGGTCCGTGTTGCAGACCTGGAGCGCTCTctggaggaagaaagggagaggtGCGGCGcggagaggcagaggaggaaagagctTCACAATACGTTGGTG GAGCTGAGGGGGAACATCAGGGTTCACTGCAGGGTGCGTCCAGTTCTGGCCTTCGACCACGTCCAGTCCTCCAACACTGGATCAGG GCCTGTGTCATGCGAGGAAGTCGTCCACGCCATCAGCGAT GACACAGTGATGGTGAATTGTCTGAGGACAGGGATTCCGGCGCAAAATAAGATGTTTGAGTTCGAGAG ggtgCACGGGCCGGAGGACGGCCAGGACGTTGTGTTTGAGGAAGTCAGGCCGCTCCTTACGTCTCTGCTGGACGG CTATAACGTTTGCATCATGGCGTATGGGCAGACAGGCAGCGGGAAGACCCACACCATGCTGGGGACCCAGACACCGGAGGAGCACTCAGGAATGAAGCAGGACTCCCAGCACGGTATTATCCCCAAGGCTGCTGCTGAGCTCTTTCG GTTGATCTCGGAGAAGCCAGCGGAGAGTCACGCCGTGGAGGTGTCGGTGATGGAGGTGTACAACAACGAGGTGTTCGACCTGCTCGCCAAAGACGCGCACGGGAACGCCGTCAGCCTGCGCCGGGACGTCGTCACCACCTCCTCCGGTACCAGCCAAGTCACCTCCCTCACATACGA GCCCGTGCGTGACGCCTCCGAGGTGATGCAGGTCATCGGCGGAGTTCTGAAGCTCCGGGCTCACTGTCCCACCCTCATCCACGCCGACTCGTCGCGCTCCCACCTCATCGTCACCCTCACCATTTCCTCCAAGAGCCCCAACGCGCTGGCGCtgg CCCGCAGGCTGCAGACTGCCAAGGTGGACGTGCAGCAGCAGCGCTCCGCGCACAGGGAGTGGTGGAGCCCGCGCTGCCCCCGCCGCGCCAACCCCGCCGCCCGCCTCTCGTCCGGTTCTTCTCTCTCGGCGAGCCCGGCCTCCTCTCCCTGCCCGTCCCCTTCCCTGTCCCCTTGTCCCTCCCCCAGGCACAGCATCACGCAGACTCCGTTCAGGACCAAGCTGCAGCTGGTGGACCTGGCAGGGAGCGAGTGTGTCG gcatgtcTGGAGTTTCCGCTGCAGGTCTCTGGGAGGTGTCGTGCATCAACCGCAGTCTCTCGGCTCTGTCAGACGTCCTGGGAGCTCTGGCTGAGCAGAGGCCGCACGTCCCGTACAGGAACAGCAAACTCACTCATCTGCTACAGGACGCCATAG GTGGCGATGCCAAGCTGCTGGTGATGCTGTGCGTCTCCCCGACGCAGCGCTTCATCACGGAGTCCCTTCAGTGTCTGGGCTTCGGCATGAGGGCCCGTCAGGTCCAGAAGGAGCCGCCCCGGAGGAAGAATAACACCCTCAAGGTTAAGTGA